In Pedobacter heparinus DSM 2366, the following are encoded in one genomic region:
- a CDS encoding arginase: protein MTKTLKIIEVKSEIGAGTRGASLGVDAIKIAALDFGSRFFKKHKSVEIPNENHLLLESTGSPFAKRISGILTMVERVSDEVSATLNKDEFPIVLAGDHSTAAGTIAGIKAVHPKAKLGVVWIDAHADLHSPYTTPSGNMHGMPLAMALDEDNLDAKVNKLDQETINYWYQLKNVGKIAPKISYRDLVLISAREMERPEEQLLKKNKVKIFTTAELRKRGVERTVIETLKYLDHCDLIYVSFDVDSLDPTASRGTGTPVAQGLTEREAGNLMSRLITNQKVCCFEIVEVNPTLDRENQMAEHAFEILIKATNAFRNE from the coding sequence ATGACTAAGACTTTAAAAATTATAGAAGTAAAATCTGAGATTGGTGCTGGCACTCGCGGGGCCAGTTTAGGAGTGGATGCAATTAAGATTGCAGCACTCGATTTTGGCAGCAGATTTTTTAAAAAACATAAGTCTGTAGAAATCCCTAATGAAAACCATTTATTGCTGGAAAGTACGGGCAGCCCATTTGCAAAACGGATTTCGGGTATTTTGACGATGGTAGAGCGGGTGAGTGATGAAGTAAGTGCTACCTTAAATAAAGATGAATTTCCGATTGTTCTGGCAGGCGACCACAGCACAGCTGCCGGTACTATTGCCGGAATTAAAGCAGTACATCCGAAGGCAAAATTAGGTGTGGTATGGATAGATGCGCATGCAGATTTACATTCTCCTTACACTACACCTTCAGGAAATATGCATGGAATGCCTTTGGCTATGGCACTCGATGAAGATAATTTAGATGCCAAAGTGAACAAGCTTGACCAGGAAACCATCAATTACTGGTACCAGCTTAAAAATGTGGGTAAGATAGCGCCTAAAATCAGTTACCGCGACCTGGTATTGATCTCTGCAAGAGAGATGGAGCGCCCGGAAGAACAATTGCTTAAAAAGAACAAGGTAAAAATATTTACTACTGCAGAACTGCGGAAAAGAGGAGTGGAACGGACGGTAATAGAAACGCTTAAGTACCTGGACCATTGCGACCTGATCTATGTTTCTTTTGATGTAGATTCACTTGACCCAACGGCCTCAAGAGGAACCGGAACACCGGTTGCGCAGGGATTAACGGAAAGGGAAGCGGGTAATTTAATGTCTCGCCTGATTACTAACCAAAAGGTTTGCTGCTTTGAAATTGTAGAAGTAAACCCAACATTAGACCGGGAGAACCAAATGGCAGAGCATGCCTTTGAAATTTTAATTAAAGCTACCAATGCTTTCAGAAACGAATAG
- a CDS encoding IlvD/Edd family dehydratase, translating into MTELKLRSRDWFGRKGKDGLIYRAWMKNQGVPAHQFEGKPVIGICNTWSELTPCNGHLRELAASVKHGIYEAGGFPVEFPVLSLGETLMKPTAMLYRNLASMDVEESIRANPLDGVVLLCGCDKTTPSLVMGACSVDLPSIVVSGGPMLTGKYKGADIGTSDVWRFSEASRSGTMNMEDLEMAEAGMCRSNGSCAVMGTASTMACMVESLGLSLPHNAAIPAADSRRKVLAHLSGMRIVEMVKEDLKLSNILTKKAFENAIMVNAAISGSTNFVIHLLAIAGRIGVDLSLEDFDLLAKIPLMVNLQPSGRYFMEDLYYAGGLPAVLQELRKELHTDCITVNGRTIGENAAKGVCYNREVISTLSDPFNPISGVIVLKGNVCEDGAVMKPACASASLMQHVGKAVVFENIEDYKARIDDPDLEVDKDSVLVLKNVGPKGYPGMPEVGNMGIPKKLLAEGVTDMVRISDGRMSGTAFGTVVLHVSPESAAGGTLGIIQNGDVIVLDVANRSLNVQLSEEEINQRKENKATAIEHTDRGYVRLYVDHVQQAHLGADLDILRGKSGSAILRDSH; encoded by the coding sequence ATGACAGAATTAAAACTTAGAAGTCGAGACTGGTTTGGCCGTAAGGGCAAAGACGGGTTAATTTATCGTGCATGGATGAAAAATCAGGGTGTACCGGCACATCAATTTGAAGGTAAACCTGTCATTGGAATCTGTAATACTTGGTCTGAACTAACACCATGTAACGGACATCTGCGTGAACTGGCAGCATCTGTAAAACATGGAATTTACGAAGCAGGAGGTTTCCCTGTAGAGTTTCCGGTATTGTCATTGGGCGAAACATTGATGAAACCTACAGCCATGTTATACCGGAATTTGGCAAGTATGGATGTAGAGGAATCTATCCGTGCCAATCCCTTAGATGGTGTGGTACTACTTTGTGGTTGCGATAAAACGACTCCTTCCTTAGTAATGGGCGCTTGCAGTGTAGATCTTCCTTCTATTGTGGTTTCGGGAGGCCCCATGCTTACCGGGAAATACAAAGGGGCTGATATTGGAACCTCTGATGTTTGGAGGTTTAGTGAGGCCAGCCGATCTGGAACGATGAACATGGAAGACTTAGAAATGGCTGAAGCTGGCATGTGCCGGAGCAACGGAAGCTGCGCCGTAATGGGCACAGCCTCAACAATGGCCTGCATGGTAGAATCTTTGGGTTTGTCTTTACCACATAATGCAGCGATCCCTGCAGCCGATTCGCGTCGTAAAGTTTTAGCGCATTTATCTGGTATGAGAATCGTTGAAATGGTGAAGGAAGATTTGAAATTATCAAATATCCTAACGAAAAAAGCATTTGAAAATGCAATTATGGTTAATGCTGCTATAAGCGGATCTACCAATTTTGTAATTCATTTGCTGGCAATTGCCGGGCGTATTGGTGTTGATCTTAGCTTGGAAGATTTTGATTTGCTTGCTAAAATTCCTTTGATGGTTAATTTGCAACCATCGGGACGCTATTTTATGGAAGACTTATACTATGCAGGCGGATTGCCTGCGGTATTACAAGAATTAAGAAAGGAACTTCACACAGATTGTATAACCGTAAACGGCCGAACTATTGGAGAAAATGCAGCGAAAGGGGTTTGCTACAACAGAGAGGTGATCTCTACCTTGTCTGATCCGTTTAATCCCATCTCGGGCGTTATTGTATTAAAAGGTAATGTTTGTGAAGATGGTGCTGTGATGAAACCTGCCTGTGCAAGTGCCAGTTTGATGCAACATGTGGGTAAGGCTGTGGTATTCGAAAATATTGAAGATTATAAGGCCCGTATTGATGACCCAGATTTGGAAGTAGACAAAGACAGTGTTCTAGTATTAAAAAATGTAGGGCCAAAAGGCTATCCTGGTATGCCAGAAGTAGGAAATATGGGCATCCCTAAAAAGCTACTGGCTGAAGGCGTAACGGATATGGTACGTATTTCTGATGGGAGAATGAGCGGAACAGCTTTTGGTACTGTTGTGCTCCATGTCTCACCAGAATCGGCTGCAGGAGGTACATTAGGGATCATTCAAAATGGCGATGTCATTGTACTTGATGTGGCAAACAGGAGCTTAAATGTGCAGTTAAGTGAGGAAGAAATAAACCAGCGGAAAGAAAATAAAGCGACTGCGATTGAGCATACCGACAGGGGATATGTACGTTTATATGTAGATCATGTACAGCAAGCACACTTAGGAGCAGACCTGGATATTTTGCGGGGTAAATCTGGCAGTGCAATATTAAGGGATTCTCATTAA
- a CDS encoding arginine decarboxylase, with the protein MQSYSEFLDLSVGFPQEGYSVIDDELYFQDLNLMEMIETYGTPLRFTYLPMISKKIQQAKLLFQTAIIKNNYRGDYKYCYCTKSSHFRHIVEEALKNGIHLETSSAFDMPMIEALEKKGALTKDITVICNGFKTYQYKQYIIDMLHDGYKNIIPVLDNKEEFNLFDDEVEMDTPCNLGIRIAAEEQPDSQFYTSRLGVRMEDVIDFYNNKISANPNFRVKLLHFFINSGITDSPYYWNELEKYVTLYCKFKKINPELDTLDIGGGMPFKDSLVFDFDYEYMVNEIVKRIKEICAEHDVVEPDIITEFGKYTVAEASGILYKVLGRKQQNDREKWLMLDGSFITNLPDVWALNQKYILLPINNWDAEYERVNLGGITCDGQDYYNQEAHMNSVFMPKTRKVQYLGFFNTGAYQEVLSGYGGIHHCLLPSPKHVIIRRNRDETFNFEVFGEEQNSKQVLKILGYT; encoded by the coding sequence ATGCAGAGTTACTCCGAATTTCTTGATCTAAGTGTTGGTTTTCCTCAGGAAGGTTACAGCGTAATAGACGACGAATTATATTTTCAAGACCTCAATCTGATGGAGATGATTGAAACCTATGGTACCCCATTGCGTTTCACTTACCTTCCCATGATCAGTAAGAAAATTCAGCAGGCCAAATTGTTGTTCCAAACGGCGATCATCAAAAACAACTACCGCGGCGATTATAAATACTGCTATTGTACTAAAAGTTCGCATTTCCGGCACATTGTAGAAGAAGCCCTTAAAAATGGTATCCACCTGGAAACCTCTTCTGCATTTGACATGCCCATGATTGAGGCCCTGGAGAAAAAAGGTGCGCTAACAAAGGACATTACCGTGATCTGCAATGGTTTTAAAACCTATCAGTACAAGCAGTACATTATTGATATGCTGCACGATGGCTATAAAAACATCATCCCTGTACTTGATAATAAAGAGGAATTCAACCTTTTTGATGATGAGGTAGAAATGGATACCCCTTGTAACCTGGGTATCCGTATTGCGGCAGAGGAACAGCCCGATTCTCAGTTCTATACCTCCCGTTTGGGCGTACGTATGGAAGATGTGATTGATTTTTATAATAACAAAATCTCTGCAAACCCTAATTTCAGGGTTAAACTGCTACATTTCTTTATCAACTCTGGTATTACCGATTCTCCGTATTACTGGAATGAACTGGAAAAATATGTTACCCTTTACTGTAAGTTCAAAAAGATTAATCCTGAACTGGATACTTTAGATATTGGTGGCGGTATGCCTTTTAAAGATTCTCTGGTATTTGATTTCGACTATGAATACATGGTAAATGAGATCGTAAAGCGGATTAAGGAAATCTGCGCGGAGCACGATGTGGTAGAACCCGATATCATTACTGAATTTGGAAAGTATACTGTTGCCGAGGCATCGGGTATTTTATATAAGGTGCTTGGCCGTAAACAGCAGAATGACAGGGAGAAATGGCTGATGCTGGACGGCTCGTTCATTACCAATTTACCTGATGTATGGGCATTGAACCAAAAATATATTTTGCTGCCCATCAACAACTGGGATGCAGAATACGAAAGGGTAAACCTTGGCGGTATTACCTGCGACGGACAGGATTATTACAACCAGGAAGCGCACATGAACAGTGTGTTTATGCCCAAAACCCGTAAAGTTCAATATTTAGGTTTTTTTAATACTGGGGCTTACCAGGAAGTATTGAGTGGCTATGGCGGTATACACCACTGCTTGCTGCCTAGTCCGAAACATGTCATCATCCGGCGCAATCGCGATGAGACGTTCAATTTTGAGGTATTTGGTGAAGAACAAAATAGCAAACAGGTATTAAAGATACTAGGTTATACCTAG
- a CDS encoding SDR family NAD(P)-dependent oxidoreductase — MMNNRFENQVAVVSGGAAGIGKGIAHRIAAEGGTVILFDINKALLQDVVAEFRALNFTADSYAVDISDENAVKAAFEKVEELYSKIDVMINSAGIVGPTSTKITDYPVHAYDRVYAINLRGSFLMVKYAIKVMEKNDYGRILLIASIAGKEGNPFMAGYSSMKAGVIGLVKGIGKEYAGTKITINGLAPAVIGTAMNNETSPEQLAYMISKIPMNRLGTVEEVSSISTWIVSEEASFTTGFVFDISGGRATY, encoded by the coding sequence ATGATGAATAACAGGTTTGAGAACCAGGTGGCCGTTGTATCTGGCGGAGCCGCTGGAATCGGTAAGGGTATTGCCCACAGGATTGCAGCAGAAGGAGGCACGGTAATTCTTTTTGATATTAATAAAGCTTTATTGCAAGATGTTGTGGCCGAATTCAGAGCGCTGAATTTTACGGCAGATAGTTATGCCGTAGATATTTCTGATGAAAACGCGGTGAAAGCTGCATTTGAAAAGGTTGAAGAATTATATAGTAAAATTGACGTAATGATTAATTCAGCCGGTATTGTAGGCCCTACAAGTACTAAAATAACGGATTACCCTGTGCATGCCTATGATAGAGTTTATGCCATTAACTTACGTGGTAGTTTTTTAATGGTCAAATATGCGATTAAGGTAATGGAGAAGAATGATTATGGGCGGATATTATTAATCGCATCAATTGCGGGCAAAGAAGGCAACCCATTTATGGCGGGATATTCATCCATGAAGGCAGGGGTAATCGGTTTGGTTAAAGGAATTGGTAAAGAGTATGCCGGTACCAAAATCACAATCAATGGCCTAGCACCAGCAGTCATTGGCACTGCAATGAACAACGAAACATCGCCTGAACAGCTGGCATACATGATCAGTAAAATCCCTATGAACAGGCTCGGTACCGTAGAGGAGGTGTCTTCCATTTCGACGTGGATAGTTTCTGAAGAAGCAAGTTTTACTACAGGTTTTGTGTTTGATATCTCTGGGGGTAGGGCAACGTATTAA
- the mnmE gene encoding tRNA uridine-5-carboxymethylaminomethyl(34) synthesis GTPase MnmE: MITNETIVALSTPPGLGAIGVIRLSGKDAIAITNSVFSGKNLLAQASHTIHFGLIKDGDIVIDEVLVSLFVAPKSYTKENVVEISCHGSNYIIQQIINLLIRKGASAAKPGEFTLRAFLNGGLDLSQAEAVADLISSDSAAAHSVAMNQLRGGFSTELNVLREQLIHFASMIELELDFAEEDVEFANRGQLQELINKITLVLNKLIRSFELGNVIKMGINTVIAGRPNAGKSTLLNALLNEDRAIVSEIAGTTRDTIEEVLNINGINFRLIDTAGIREATDAIEVIGVEKTMQKISQSAVLVYLFDVVNISATEVRDDILSLHKPGIAFIAVANKMDLSYSDRLKELKLPSDISFISISAKEHQNIEDFKQLLYEIAVGDKLSDNHTMVTNIRHVEALEKTRAALNNVAEGLRNPVTSDFLAMDIKQALHYLGLITGVVSTDDLLENIFSKFCIGK; this comes from the coding sequence ATGATTACAAATGAGACTATAGTTGCTTTGTCTACCCCACCCGGACTGGGTGCTATAGGAGTAATCCGCCTTTCGGGAAAAGATGCTATTGCCATTACCAATTCGGTTTTTAGTGGCAAAAACTTGCTTGCCCAGGCATCACATACAATACATTTTGGTTTAATTAAAGATGGTGATATCGTTATAGATGAGGTGCTTGTAAGTTTGTTTGTGGCTCCTAAATCTTATACTAAAGAAAATGTAGTAGAGATTTCCTGTCATGGTTCAAATTATATCATTCAGCAGATCATTAATTTGCTCATCAGAAAAGGGGCTTCAGCAGCTAAGCCAGGGGAATTTACGTTAAGGGCCTTTTTAAATGGAGGACTTGATCTTTCTCAGGCAGAGGCTGTTGCTGATCTGATATCTTCAGATTCAGCCGCTGCTCATAGTGTAGCTATGAACCAGTTAAGGGGTGGTTTTAGCACAGAATTAAATGTGCTGAGGGAACAGCTGATCCATTTTGCTTCGATGATTGAACTTGAGCTTGATTTTGCTGAAGAGGATGTTGAGTTTGCCAACAGGGGGCAGCTACAGGAACTGATCAATAAAATAACCCTGGTACTAAATAAGCTGATACGCTCTTTTGAACTGGGCAATGTTATAAAAATGGGCATCAATACAGTGATTGCCGGCCGTCCAAATGCAGGTAAATCAACATTATTAAATGCTCTGTTAAATGAAGACAGGGCTATTGTAAGTGAAATTGCCGGTACTACACGGGATACGATAGAGGAGGTGCTTAACATTAATGGCATCAATTTCAGACTGATAGATACAGCAGGTATCCGTGAGGCAACTGATGCGATTGAGGTTATTGGAGTAGAAAAAACCATGCAAAAAATTAGTCAGTCGGCTGTATTGGTTTATTTGTTTGACGTAGTAAATATTTCTGCTACAGAAGTAAGGGATGATATTTTAAGTTTACATAAACCCGGAATTGCGTTTATTGCCGTTGCAAACAAAATGGATCTTTCTTACAGCGACCGACTAAAGGAACTGAAATTGCCTTCTGATATCAGCTTTATTTCTATTTCTGCTAAGGAGCATCAAAATATTGAAGACTTTAAACAATTGTTGTATGAAATTGCAGTAGGAGATAAGCTTTCAGATAACCATACGATGGTTACCAATATCAGGCATGTTGAGGCTTTGGAAAAGACCCGTGCTGCTTTAAATAATGTAGCTGAAGGTTTGCGTAACCCTGTAACATCTGATTTTTTGGCTATGGATATTAAACAGGCGCTCCATTATCTAGGGCTCATTACAGGAGTTGTATCTACGGATGACCTGTTGGAAAATATCTTCAGTAAGTTCTGCATTGGCAAGTAA
- a CDS encoding AI-2E family transporter: MKDMPLTVRRSIELLGIALIGAILVIGNDIIMPVIMAFFISIVLLPIFRFLKKHKFPEIVAIILPILLVAIFVGVIVWFFSAQIGVLVADFPQIKNNVNSHLKSLSEWFSTISHVSTREQMKFITEKSDDLLGMAGKAASGAAVTLSSIFVFVGLLPIYIYLMLFYKDILLRFIFMWFKSDHHPKVKEAIYETEAIIKNYLVGLLIQVTYMTILLGGILLLVGIKHALLIGVIFAILNLIPYVGALIGNIIGVLLTLTSSTELWPVITVLGVIAVVQFLDNNILMPRIVGSKVKINALFAILGVIVGGSIAGVSGMFLSMPIIAVLKVIFDRTETFKQWGVLFGDERPSKSPMTFPAFRKKKIIPVKAGVEKTKEKD; encoded by the coding sequence ATGAAAGACATGCCGCTAACCGTCAGAAGATCTATTGAACTACTTGGAATTGCCCTTATTGGTGCCATTCTTGTCATTGGAAATGATATCATTATGCCAGTTATCATGGCTTTTTTTATCAGCATCGTGCTGCTTCCAATATTTCGCTTCTTAAAAAAACACAAGTTTCCAGAAATAGTCGCCATTATACTCCCTATCCTGCTGGTTGCAATTTTTGTAGGAGTAATTGTATGGTTCTTTTCCGCTCAGATTGGTGTTTTAGTTGCCGATTTCCCACAGATAAAAAATAATGTAAACTCACACTTAAAATCACTCAGCGAATGGTTTAGCACTATAAGCCATGTTTCAACAAGGGAACAGATGAAGTTCATTACTGAAAAAAGTGATGATTTATTAGGAATGGCTGGAAAAGCAGCAAGCGGGGCTGCTGTAACGCTAAGTTCCATTTTTGTATTTGTCGGACTACTTCCGATTTACATCTACCTGATGCTTTTTTATAAGGATATATTACTTCGCTTCATCTTCATGTGGTTTAAATCCGATCACCACCCAAAAGTAAAAGAAGCGATCTATGAGACTGAAGCCATCATCAAAAATTACCTGGTAGGATTATTGATCCAGGTGACCTACATGACCATCCTTCTGGGTGGAATCCTGTTGCTGGTAGGGATTAAACATGCCTTATTAATTGGTGTTATTTTCGCTATTTTAAACCTTATTCCATATGTGGGTGCATTAATTGGAAACATTATAGGTGTATTACTTACCCTCACCTCATCAACTGAACTATGGCCTGTAATTACCGTACTTGGCGTAATAGCCGTTGTTCAGTTTTTAGACAATAACATATTAATGCCCAGAATAGTTGGTTCCAAAGTAAAGATCAATGCCTTGTTTGCCATCCTGGGTGTAATTGTTGGTGGCAGTATCGCAGGTGTCTCCGGTATGTTTCTCTCCATGCCCATTATAGCCGTTTTAAAAGTGATTTTCGACCGGACCGAAACCTTTAAACAATGGGGGGTGCTATTTGGTGATGAAAGACCTTCAAAAAGCCCCATGACCTTTCCTGCTTTCCGGAAAAAGAAAATTATACCTGTTAAGGCAGGCGTAGAAAAAACAAAAGAGAAGGATTAA
- a CDS encoding SMP-30/gluconolactonase/LRE family protein: protein MRPPFQIDIVSKHRCQLGECPVWDVKKQVICWIDILRGEIHQYSPVDSTHVKLAVPPLTGSMALCKDGNFIAALRSGISFIDRKTAEIKFISNPETHLPFNRFNEGKCDPEGRFWVGTMSLTDEEKKGSVYALDEKLKIDKKITEVSISNGLAWSGDKKTLYYIDTPTFEIVSYDYDSSTGTITNRKVVIKVSEKDGYPDGMTIDNEGMLWVAHWDGWQITRWDPINGEKLLSIPMPVARVTSCTFGGKNLNDLYVTSARTGLSTSDLKKQPEAGAIFVIRNSSFKGLPAIEFNY, encoded by the coding sequence ATGCGACCACCTTTTCAAATAGATATAGTTTCAAAGCATAGGTGCCAGCTGGGAGAATGTCCTGTTTGGGATGTGAAGAAACAAGTAATTTGTTGGATAGATATCCTTAGGGGAGAAATCCATCAATATAGCCCAGTAGATAGCACACATGTCAAACTGGCTGTACCTCCATTGACCGGATCAATGGCGCTTTGTAAAGATGGAAATTTTATAGCGGCGCTAAGAAGTGGAATAAGTTTTATCGACAGGAAAACCGCTGAGATAAAATTCATTTCAAATCCGGAAACTCACTTACCTTTTAATCGGTTTAATGAGGGGAAATGTGACCCAGAAGGAAGGTTTTGGGTTGGAACCATGTCGCTTACAGATGAGGAGAAAAAAGGCAGCGTGTATGCACTGGACGAAAAATTAAAGATAGATAAAAAAATCACAGAGGTTTCTATATCCAACGGTCTGGCTTGGAGCGGTGATAAAAAGACATTGTACTACATTGATACGCCTACTTTCGAAATCGTTTCTTATGATTATGATAGCAGTACAGGCACTATAACGAATAGGAAAGTGGTGATCAAAGTTTCGGAAAAAGATGGATACCCTGATGGAATGACCATTGACAATGAAGGTATGCTTTGGGTAGCGCATTGGGATGGATGGCAAATAACACGTTGGGATCCTATAAATGGTGAAAAATTGTTGAGCATTCCTATGCCGGTTGCCAGAGTAACTTCATGCACCTTTGGTGGTAAAAATCTAAATGATTTATATGTTACTTCAGCAAGAACCGGGCTCAGCACATCTGATTTAAAAAAACAACCCGAGGCTGGGGCCATTTTTGTAATCAGGAATAGTTCTTTCAAAGGCTTACCTGCTATTGAATTTAACTATTAA
- the argS gene encoding arginine--tRNA ligase codes for MNIEQHIIASTIAAVKELYHQDLPENQVSLQDTRTEFEGQITIVVFPIVRFSKKSPEVTAADLGEYLVQHIPEIRTFNVIKGFLNLSIADAYWLNLFNTSLLDPSFAAIKPNGKKVMVEYSSPNTNKPLHLGHVRNNLLGYSVAELLKADGYEVIKVNLVNDRGIHICKSMLAWQKWGNGETPESALLKGDHLVGKYYVIFDKEYKKEIDTLKLEGQTEEEAKKNAPLIKEAQKMLLDWEAGVPEVIDLWKKMNGWVYAGFDVSYKNLGVDFDKYYYESNTYLLGKDTVDEGLEKGIFFKKPDGSVWIDLTEDGLDQKLVLRADGTSVYITQDLGTAQMKYDDFKMDESIYVVGNEQDYHFKVLFLILEKLGKSWAKGLHHLSYGMVDLPSGKMKSREGTVVDADDLVAEMIETARAKTEILGKVNDFEEKEKKELFYNIGLGALKYFLLKVEPKKRLLFDPSESIDFQGNTGPFIQYTHARIKSLLSKADYDFSAKGVSDASITGTELEMIMLLAKYPAEIASAAKAYSPATLANYLYEVAKLFNKFYHETPPIIKEENETVKLYRLNLSFVTADVLKRGMRILGITVPERM; via the coding sequence ATGAACATCGAACAACATATCATTGCCTCAACCATCGCGGCAGTAAAAGAACTATATCATCAGGACTTACCGGAAAACCAGGTAAGTTTACAGGATACCAGGACAGAATTTGAAGGACAAATTACCATCGTAGTATTTCCTATAGTACGCTTTTCCAAGAAATCACCGGAGGTAACAGCTGCTGATCTGGGTGAATATTTAGTACAGCATATTCCAGAAATCAGGACGTTTAATGTGATCAAAGGCTTTTTAAATCTTAGCATTGCTGATGCTTACTGGCTAAACCTGTTTAATACCTCCTTATTAGACCCTTCTTTTGCTGCCATTAAACCTAATGGGAAAAAGGTAATGGTAGAATATTCTTCGCCCAATACCAATAAACCCTTACACCTGGGACATGTAAGGAACAATTTATTGGGTTATTCTGTAGCTGAACTACTTAAAGCGGATGGCTATGAAGTAATTAAGGTAAACTTGGTGAACGACAGAGGAATTCACATCTGCAAATCTATGCTGGCCTGGCAAAAATGGGGTAATGGCGAGACCCCTGAAAGTGCTTTGCTTAAAGGAGACCATCTGGTAGGTAAGTATTATGTGATTTTTGATAAGGAATATAAAAAGGAAATAGATACTTTAAAACTGGAAGGCCAAACGGAAGAAGAAGCTAAGAAAAATGCTCCTTTGATTAAAGAAGCACAGAAAATGCTTCTGGATTGGGAAGCTGGTGTACCAGAAGTAATCGACCTGTGGAAGAAAATGAACGGCTGGGTATATGCTGGCTTTGATGTATCTTATAAAAACCTGGGGGTCGATTTTGACAAATATTATTACGAGAGCAATACTTATTTACTAGGTAAGGATACGGTTGATGAGGGGCTGGAAAAAGGAATTTTCTTTAAAAAACCAGATGGTTCGGTATGGATAGATCTTACAGAAGATGGACTGGACCAGAAATTGGTATTGCGTGCTGATGGTACCTCGGTATATATCACCCAGGATTTAGGCACTGCTCAGATGAAGTATGATGACTTTAAGATGGATGAATCTATTTATGTAGTTGGCAATGAGCAGGACTATCATTTTAAGGTTTTGTTTTTGATTCTGGAAAAGTTAGGTAAGAGCTGGGCCAAGGGACTACACCACTTGTCATACGGTATGGTTGATTTACCTAGCGGAAAGATGAAATCCAGAGAGGGGACCGTTGTAGACGCTGACGATCTGGTAGCTGAAATGATTGAGACTGCGAGGGCAAAAACTGAAATACTGGGTAAAGTGAATGATTTTGAGGAAAAGGAAAAGAAAGAGTTATTTTACAACATTGGCTTAGGGGCGCTCAAGTATTTCCTGTTAAAGGTTGAGCCCAAAAAACGTCTGTTGTTCGATCCTTCGGAATCTATCGACTTCCAGGGAAATACTGGGCCTTTTATACAATATACACACGCCAGGATTAAATCTTTGCTTAGTAAAGCAGACTATGATTTTTCTGCAAAAGGTGTTTCTGATGCCTCCATTACAGGAACTGAACTGGAAATGATCATGTTGCTGGCAAAATATCCGGCCGAGATTGCTTCGGCTGCAAAAGCCTATAGCCCGGCTACTTTGGCTAATTATTTATATGAAGTGGCCAAACTATTTAACAAATTTTATCACGAAACACCGCCTATTATTAAAGAAGAAAATGAAACTGTTAAACTGTATCGTTTAAATTTAAGTTTTGTAACGGCTGATGTTTTGAAACGCGGGATGCGTATTTTAGGGATAACAGTTCCTGAACGCATGTAG
- a CDS encoding SDR family NAD(P)-dependent oxidoreductase, translating into MKKAIILGGSSGIGKATAERFAREGWTVIIGSSNLKKARGVIDALEGQGHMACEVDVRNEKHIAQLRKTVTEVFGDFDVLINSVGISAASDSLISEFDNWDDSIQTMLYGTVKSCRALVSLIKNGGRIIHITSIHHERVEHGSSAYGMAKAAITQFTRSLSLELASRNILANTIAPGFINTPMSVKADGKSELETKWFKDNYIDSHHLPLKRAGEPEEVAGVVYFLAGPDASYITGSVLTVDGGLTITF; encoded by the coding sequence ATGAAAAAGGCAATTATTTTGGGCGGTTCTTCCGGAATCGGAAAGGCTACCGCAGAAAGGTTTGCCAGAGAGGGATGGACCGTTATAATTGGATCATCTAACCTTAAAAAAGCTCGCGGTGTAATTGACGCGCTGGAAGGACAAGGCCATATGGCTTGTGAGGTTGATGTGAGAAACGAGAAGCATATAGCGCAACTTCGTAAAACTGTGACCGAAGTTTTTGGAGATTTTGACGTGCTCATAAACAGTGTGGGAATTTCTGCAGCCAGTGATTCCCTTATTTCGGAGTTTGACAACTGGGACGATTCAATTCAGACCATGTTATATGGTACTGTAAAAAGTTGCAGAGCATTAGTTTCACTAATAAAAAATGGAGGCCGCATTATTCACATTACTTCTATCCATCATGAACGGGTAGAACATGGTAGTTCTGCCTATGGCATGGCTAAGGCCGCAATTACCCAATTTACCAGATCCCTTTCCCTCGAATTAGCTTCTAGAAATATATTAGCCAATACCATTGCTCCCGGCTTTATTAATACACCTATGTCTGTAAAAGCTGATGGAAAGAGTGAATTGGAAACTAAGTGGTTTAAAGACAATTATATTGATTCTCATCACTTGCCTTTAAAGCGTGCGGGTGAGCCTGAGGAAGTTGCCGGAGTAGTCTATTTTCTTGCAGGGCCCGATGCTTCTTACATAACAGGTTCTGTTTTAACGGTAGACGGAGGTTTAACCATCACTTTTTAA